GGTTCTTGAACCTGTGTCACCTCTTACTACAACGGTTCCACCATAGATTCCCTGACCTGCACCATCACCAGATCCACCTTCAATGATTATTTCACCAGTAGTCATGTTATCTCCGGCAAACCATCCAGCATTTTTAGTTATGTGGATTTTTGCTCCATCAACCATTGTTCCTACAAAGTATCCTACGGATCCATTTATTTCGATTTCAACATCCTCCATAAGACCTGCAGCTATGTTATGTTTGGACTGTGGGTTGTTTATGATTATTTTATCATAATCTGCTGCATGTTCTTTTATGGATCTGTTTAATTCTTTTTCATCCATATCTTTAGCTTCAATAACATATTCAGTCATAAATATTACTCCTTTTTTATATTGTGTATGATCTTGTTTCTCCAGGAGCTATTTGTTCTACATGATCTGTTTCAAGTACATCCTGTAATGCCATTTCCTCTGATGCTATTGCAAATACATCATCATTTTCTGCCATTACACCTGGTCTTAATCCTAATTTATCTTTTGCTATTCCTATACCATTTGGAGTTCCTACTAGTAAAGAGAATGGTCCGTCTAAATCTTCTACTGCATTTTCTAATGCTTCTTCTAGTTTGTATCCTTCAGATAATTTATCAGCCATGTAGTGTACTACACACTCTGTATCATTATCTGTTTCGAAATGATGTCCTTTTCTTTCTAGTACATCTCTTATCTTCCAATAGTTAGTAATTTGTCCATTATGTACTACTGTTATATCTGGTATAATATAACTTTGATATGGGTGTGCATGATATCTGTCTACACCACTTTCTGTTGCAAATCTGGTATGTCCTATACCATGTGTTCCTTTTCTTGATGGTAAATCAAATCTTTTAGATATATCTTCTACTAATCCCACATCTTTTATCATTTCAAATGAATGTGCACCATTTATTACTTGAACATCTTCAAATTTATCTAAATTACTGATTAATGGTTTTAACATATTGTAGTTATCAAGTTCTATTTCGCATCTGTAAATATTATAATCATCTACAGAGTGAAATAGTTCTTCACTTATTATTGGACTTGACTGAGTTAAATATGTCTTTAGATTTTCAAGCACTTTTGAATTATCCTTAACTTCTATATTTAATTGATAATGATTTTCGGGGAGATTTAATCCTCCGTAAATTGCGAAGCCTGCAGAATCAGGACCTCTGTGTTGTAGGGAATTTAACATCGCTGCTAGTGATTCTCCAACGTTATGGGTTTTTTTATCTTTATAAATTACACCTGCTATTCCACACATCTCAGCACCTCCTCTATAAATAACCTGTGAACTAATGTATCTTCTGTTAGTTCAGGGTGGAAAGCTATTCCAATATATTGATTTTGTTTAACTGCAATAATTTTATCATCATATTTACTTAATACTTCTACATCATCGCCAATATTATTCACATATGGTGCTCTGATAAATATGCCATGATATTTTTTGTCAGTAAATTCGATTTCAGTTTCAAATGATAATCTTTGTCTTCCAAAACCATTTCTTTCTACAGTTGCATCTATTAAATGAAGTAGTGGCTGTTCTTTATCTGTTTTATCACACAGTAATACTAATCCTGCACATGTTCCTAGTATTGGTATTCCTGAAGTTTGAAGATATTTCATTAATCCCGTTTTCTCTAAGTGTAAACCAATAGTTGAACTTTCACCACCAGAGATTATTAGACCATCACAATCCTGAATATCTTCTAATACATTTACTAGTTTTATTGAGCCATCAATCCCCATTTCTTTCAATGCTTTTTCTGTTATTATTTGATGTTCTTCAACGTCACCTTGTAAATCTAGAATTCCTATTTTTATCATGTCATCACCTAATTAATAATGAATTTCTAATAAAAAAATAAAGTATTGCATATAATTAATCATTATAATTGTATTTTTTCATCATATTAATCAAACATGAATATATAATAAGAATCATATTTATTGATGAAATGATTTAAAAAACCAACTAAATCCGTAAAAAAACATGTTTTATTCATTCTTTTTAAACATGTTAACTATCATTAGTTTTATATTAAATCAATGTATTATTTTAATGAAATAATGATTATTACACTTAATATTATATTGGTTTTTAATATATATAAATATATTGAAAATTGTTTAAGTTTATATTTAAATGACGTAAAGAACATATAGAAACTATTACAATAAATTTAATAAAAAAAATAAATTTTACAAAAAAATAGAAAAAAAATGAACAACATAAAAAAATATGGCTTAAAAAATAATAATGTACAATATATAAAAGTACCTCTTAAAAAACCAGAAAATAAATAAGAAAAAAGAATAACTAAATAGATTATTCCTCCAACTCTTTTTTAACTTTATAAGTAACCTTCTTAACCGTACGAGCAGCATCAAAAAATTCAGTACGCTCATCATCATTCATTTTTAAAGGAACAATCGCTTGAATACCATTTCTACAAAGAATAACAGGTACACCTAAAGAAACATCATAAACTCCTTCAACTTCACCCTCAAGATAAGTACTAACAGTTAAAATCTTACGACTATCATTAACAATAGTTGAAATTAAATTAGCTATAGCGTGAGCAGGTCCATATTCAGTAGCACCTTTTTTACTAATAATAGTACTTCCTGCTGATTTTAATCTAGTAACCAAGCCAGGAACATCTAAATCACTACTCTCTACAAAATATTTTAATAAAATACCACCAATAGTAGTAGAACTTAATAAAGGAACCATATGATCTCCATGTTCACCAATAACTCTTGTATGTATTTCACCACTATTAATATTGAAATGTTTTGAAAGAATAGTCTTTAATCTTAAAGAATCTAAGTGGTTACCTAAACCTATCACACGACTTTTATCAAATCCAGAAGCTTCTAAAGCAACAGTAGTCATGACATCAACAGGGTTAGTAACTATTAAAATTATTGAATCTGGAGCATATTTAGCAATCTGCTCAGCATAATCTTTCACAATCTTAGCATTAGGAACTGCTAAATCAAGCCGAGACATACCTTCTTTTCTATGTATACCTGACGTTATTAATACAATAGCTGAATCTTTTAAATCTTCATAATTTGTTGATGGTGTTAATACTGAATCAATATCCTCTACAGCTAATGCATCATAAATATCAAGAATTTCTCCTTTAACATTTTCGATACTTGATGGCCTAGAGAACATCACTATTTCATCAATACTATCTTCCTCAGCTAATGTAAAAGCAACATTTTTACCTATTGTTCCTGATGCTCCCATAATACTAACTTTTACCATCATTATCAAATCCTAATCATAATTATTTTAATTAAATTTTATTATTATATTTGTATTTTCTATTAATAAAAGCTTACTAAGAAAAATTGTAAATAACAAGTTACCCTTAAAAAACAGTTAACAATGTTTAATAAATTAGTAAAAAAACAAGAAAAAAG
This genomic interval from Candidatus Methanosphaera massiliense contains the following:
- a CDS encoding GltB/FmdC/FwdC-like GXGXG domain-containing protein, which encodes MTEYVIEAKDMDEKELNRSIKEHAADYDKIIINNPQSKHNIAAGLMEDVEIEINGSVGYFVGTMVDGAKIHITKNAGWFAGDNMTTGEIIIEGGSGDGAGQGIYGGTVVVRGDTGSRTGEIMKGGTVIIGGNSGYMTGLLMMGGKLIVLGDVTDDAGESIMRGTIYVLGNVKSLGKDAVMEKTTLDDQKDLKQILTKYGFELTDIDYTNFKKITKSNGGK
- a CDS encoding class II glutamine amidotransferase, which produces MCGIAGVIYKDKKTHNVGESLAAMLNSLQHRGPDSAGFAIYGGLNLPENHYQLNIEVKDNSKVLENLKTYLTQSSPIISEELFHSVDDYNIYRCEIELDNYNMLKPLISNLDKFEDVQVINGAHSFEMIKDVGLVEDISKRFDLPSRKGTHGIGHTRFATESGVDRYHAHPYQSYIIPDITVVHNGQITNYWKIRDVLERKGHHFETDNDTECVVHYMADKLSEGYKLEEALENAVEDLDGPFSLLVGTPNGIGIAKDKLGLRPGVMAENDDVFAIASEEMALQDVLETDHVEQIAPGETRSYTI
- the pdxT gene encoding pyridoxal 5'-phosphate synthase glutaminase subunit PdxT, whose amino-acid sequence is MIKIGILDLQGDVEEHQIITEKALKEMGIDGSIKLVNVLEDIQDCDGLIISGGESSTIGLHLEKTGLMKYLQTSGIPILGTCAGLVLLCDKTDKEQPLLHLIDATVERNGFGRQRLSFETEIEFTDKKYHGIFIRAPYVNNIGDDVEVLSKYDDKIIAVKQNQYIGIAFHPELTEDTLVHRLFIEEVLRCVE
- a CDS encoding malate dehydrogenase, producing MVKVSIMGASGTIGKNVAFTLAEEDSIDEIVMFSRPSSIENVKGEILDIYDALAVEDIDSVLTPSTNYEDLKDSAIVLITSGIHRKEGMSRLDLAVPNAKIVKDYAEQIAKYAPDSIILIVTNPVDVMTTVALEASGFDKSRVIGLGNHLDSLRLKTILSKHFNINSGEIHTRVIGEHGDHMVPLLSSTTIGGILLKYFVESSDLDVPGLVTRLKSAGSTIISKKGATEYGPAHAIANLISTIVNDSRKILTVSTYLEGEVEGVYDVSLGVPVILCRNGIQAIVPLKMNDDERTEFFDAARTVKKVTYKVKKELEE